From a single Chitinophaga sp. Cy-1792 genomic region:
- a CDS encoding ATP-dependent Clp protease adaptor ClpS, whose translation MIELTKTEGFTEEQEDILVAEDEQYPFQLVVWNDDVNTFDWVIASLVEVCGHTNEQAQQCALIIHLNGKYAVKEGEYLKLRPQCEALLERGLSATIEEAVNQ comes from the coding sequence ATGATCGAACTCACTAAAACAGAAGGATTTACAGAAGAGCAGGAGGATATCCTGGTGGCGGAAGATGAGCAATATCCCTTTCAGCTGGTGGTATGGAATGATGATGTTAATACTTTTGACTGGGTGATAGCGTCGTTGGTAGAGGTTTGTGGTCATACCAATGAACAGGCACAGCAATGCGCACTGATCATCCATTTAAATGGAAAATATGCGGTGAAGGAAGGAGAATACCTCAAATTGCGTCCACAGTGCGAAGCCTTGCTGGAAAGAGGTTTGAGTGCCACCATCGAAGAAGCCGTCAACCAATAG
- the aat gene encoding leucyl/phenylalanyl-tRNA--protein transferase — protein MIFRLTRELIFPDPRMSESDGLLAVGGDLSSDRLLLAYRSGIFPWFNDLPILWWSPDPRFILYPHALKVSASMKQVLKKQTFRITFNQAFEQVIDNCSRMPRAGQQGTWITNDMKKAYVRLHHEGHAMSVEAWQDEELVGGLYGIRIKQVFFGESMFAKVSNASKAAFITFVQEYTKNHDLALIDCQVETDHLASLGAVSIPRIKFLELLRLYKV, from the coding sequence ATGATCTTCCGATTAACGAGAGAACTGATATTTCCTGATCCGCGGATGTCGGAATCCGACGGACTGCTGGCGGTAGGAGGAGACCTGAGCTCAGACCGCTTGCTGCTGGCCTATCGTAGCGGTATTTTTCCCTGGTTCAACGACCTGCCTATACTATGGTGGAGTCCCGATCCCAGGTTTATTTTATATCCCCACGCGTTGAAGGTATCTGCCAGCATGAAGCAGGTACTGAAAAAACAAACTTTCCGGATAACCTTCAATCAGGCCTTTGAGCAGGTAATTGATAATTGCAGCCGTATGCCCAGAGCCGGCCAGCAGGGCACCTGGATTACGAACGATATGAAAAAAGCCTATGTACGTTTGCATCATGAAGGTCATGCCATGTCGGTAGAAGCCTGGCAAGATGAGGAGCTGGTAGGTGGCTTGTATGGCATCCGTATCAAGCAGGTTTTCTTTGGTGAGTCGATGTTTGCCAAAGTAAGTAATGCCAGCAAGGCGGCATTCATTACGTTTGTACAGGAGTATACGAAAAACCATGACCTGGCTTTAATCGACTGCCAGGTAGAAACGGATCACCTGGCCTCGCTAGGGGCTGTTTCGATACCAAGAATTAAATTTCTTGAGCTACTACGTCTCTATAAAGTTTAG
- a CDS encoding DinB family protein translates to MKNSFLALVVVMCAGFIFPNQPRIAAQDDKTLLITQLTQTRDNVLKTVQGLTDEQLKYKPAPDRWSVIDCVEHITLVEKAMSDGEQQLVKQPANPALRANIKVTDDQLLNMVEDRSHKAKAPEPFVPKEGQTPQQVINNFVTQRNALIAYVTNTNDDLRNHVTDKTPLGTIDAYQMLLLDAAHTARHNKQMDEVKASTGFPK, encoded by the coding sequence ATGAAAAATTCATTCTTAGCGCTGGTTGTTGTGATGTGTGCAGGTTTTATCTTCCCCAATCAACCCCGGATTGCTGCTCAGGACGACAAAACCCTGCTCATTACACAATTAACACAAACCAGGGACAATGTCCTGAAAACCGTACAAGGCCTTACGGACGAACAATTAAAATACAAACCCGCGCCCGACAGATGGTCTGTTATCGACTGCGTAGAACATATTACGCTGGTGGAGAAAGCCATGTCCGACGGAGAACAGCAGCTGGTTAAACAGCCTGCCAATCCTGCGCTGCGTGCAAACATCAAAGTGACGGATGACCAACTCCTCAACATGGTGGAAGACCGCAGCCACAAAGCAAAAGCCCCGGAGCCATTTGTGCCTAAAGAAGGCCAGACACCTCAACAGGTGATCAATAATTTTGTGACGCAACGTAATGCGCTCATCGCATATGTTACCAACACAAATGATGACCTGCGTAACCATGTAACCGATAAAACACCTTTAGGTACCATTGATGCCTATCAGATGCTGTTACTGGACGCTGCTCATACGGCCCGTCACAACAAGCAAATGGATGAAGTGAAAGCTTCTACAGGGTTTCCGAAATAA
- a CDS encoding glycoside hydrolase family 95-like protein — protein sequence MKKAAIVFIFLCLPGAFSTANAQVKPAYNLESAHLAQRWDEAMPLGNGMLGALIWEKQGRLRLSLDRADLWDERQALDLSKFNFKDVQRWVAQKKYDSAHRLGDDPYHAPYPTKLPVAAMEFQIERLGTVVSNVLDIQTALNTVKFSSGATFASYIAATQNVGYFSFSHLPVLKDDEIVKVLSPELIVHKFADTLKTSTNGGISPGSVQLLGYKNGVVTRNGNTISYKQPTYAHHYFEIKIQWKKLPDNSIIGSWVIENDKAAVLPVLNNNLQSTADWQAHIQWWTGFWAKSSVSLPDSIIARQYYLDMYKLGAVARSNTPAITLQAVWTADNGNLPPWKGDFHNDLNTQLSYWPTYTGNHLDLAVGYINWLWNMRAANKQYTKQYFGVEGLNVPGTATLHGSPMGGWIQYSLSPTVVAWCAQHFYWQWKYSMDDNFLKTKAYTYIHEAATYLEHISQVKNGVRVLPLSSSPEFNDNNINAWFPQWTNFDLGLAKFLFTAAAEVAAAGNNKNEASHWQKILSELPAYDVNKTGLTVAPGQDLTESHRHMSPYMAVYPLALLDDNKQEDAAIIHQSLQQIEKNGTREWCGYSFSWMACLYARAHEADKAVKQLDIFATNFCSVNSFHLNGDQKGGEYSNFTYRPFTLEGNFAFMQGVHELLLQSRMGYIEVFPAVPDSWKDVSFQDLRAEGAFVISAKKENGKMQSVKITAEKDGLLKIKLPFKKWAAGAMASSSFKTGSDGITVMMLKKGQQLLIENTDK from the coding sequence ATGAAAAAAGCAGCAATAGTATTTATTTTCCTATGCCTTCCGGGAGCCTTTTCCACCGCAAATGCGCAGGTAAAGCCGGCATATAACCTGGAATCAGCTCACCTGGCCCAACGTTGGGATGAGGCCATGCCATTAGGTAATGGTATGTTGGGGGCACTGATATGGGAAAAACAGGGCAGGCTCCGGCTTTCGCTCGACCGGGCCGACCTCTGGGATGAGAGACAGGCACTGGATCTCTCTAAATTTAATTTTAAAGATGTACAACGCTGGGTAGCGCAAAAAAAATATGATTCCGCACACCGCCTCGGCGATGATCCCTACCATGCACCTTACCCTACCAAATTGCCGGTAGCGGCCATGGAATTTCAAATAGAACGTTTAGGCACAGTAGTATCCAATGTACTGGATATCCAGACCGCATTAAATACCGTGAAGTTCTCCTCTGGTGCTACTTTTGCGTCTTACATAGCCGCAACACAAAATGTTGGTTACTTCTCCTTCAGTCATTTACCGGTATTAAAAGATGATGAGATAGTTAAAGTTTTATCACCGGAATTAATCGTACACAAATTTGCAGATACCCTGAAAACCAGCACTAATGGCGGTATTTCGCCGGGAAGTGTGCAGTTGCTGGGCTATAAAAATGGTGTGGTGACGCGCAATGGAAATACCATCAGCTATAAACAACCTACCTATGCTCATCACTATTTTGAAATAAAAATCCAATGGAAAAAGTTACCGGATAACAGCATTATAGGTAGCTGGGTGATTGAAAATGATAAGGCAGCAGTACTGCCTGTGCTGAATAATAATCTGCAATCCACTGCCGACTGGCAGGCGCATATCCAATGGTGGACTGGTTTCTGGGCTAAGTCTTCCGTTTCGCTACCTGACAGTATTATAGCGCGTCAGTATTACCTGGATATGTATAAACTGGGTGCTGTGGCCAGAAGCAACACGCCGGCCATTACACTGCAGGCCGTGTGGACTGCCGATAACGGCAACCTGCCACCATGGAAAGGAGATTTCCACAACGACCTCAACACGCAGCTCAGCTACTGGCCTACCTATACCGGCAACCACCTGGATCTTGCTGTAGGATATATTAACTGGCTTTGGAACATGAGAGCCGCCAACAAGCAATACACAAAGCAATACTTTGGCGTGGAAGGATTGAACGTTCCCGGCACAGCTACGTTGCATGGAAGTCCGATGGGTGGCTGGATTCAGTATTCGCTGTCGCCTACAGTGGTGGCCTGGTGTGCACAACATTTCTACTGGCAATGGAAATATTCCATGGATGACAACTTCCTGAAAACAAAAGCATATACCTATATCCATGAAGCAGCTACTTATCTGGAGCATATCAGCCAGGTGAAGAATGGGGTAAGAGTGCTGCCACTCAGCTCCAGTCCTGAGTTTAACGATAATAATATCAATGCCTGGTTTCCACAGTGGACGAACTTCGATTTAGGATTGGCAAAATTCTTATTTACTGCAGCCGCAGAAGTAGCTGCCGCTGGCAACAACAAAAATGAAGCATCGCACTGGCAAAAGATTTTATCAGAGTTGCCCGCATATGATGTAAATAAGACGGGGCTCACAGTGGCGCCCGGACAGGATCTTACGGAATCGCACCGGCATATGTCGCCATACATGGCCGTATATCCGTTGGCGTTACTGGATGATAATAAACAGGAGGATGCAGCCATTATACACCAATCGCTGCAGCAGATAGAGAAGAATGGTACCCGTGAATGGTGTGGTTATTCCTTCAGCTGGATGGCCTGCCTGTATGCACGTGCCCATGAGGCAGATAAAGCTGTTAAACAACTGGATATTTTTGCCACCAATTTTTGTTCTGTGAATAGTTTTCATCTGAATGGAGATCAGAAAGGCGGAGAGTATTCCAATTTTACCTACAGGCCATTTACACTGGAAGGTAACTTTGCGTTTATGCAGGGTGTACATGAATTGTTGTTACAGAGCAGGATGGGTTATATCGAAGTATTCCCTGCAGTTCCTGATAGCTGGAAAGATGTATCATTCCAGGATCTGCGGGCAGAAGGCGCTTTTGTTATCTCTGCAAAAAAGGAAAATGGTAAAATGCAATCAGTAAAAATAACAGCAGAAAAAGATGGTCTGTTGAAGATAAAACTGCCGTTTAAAAAGTGGGCTGCTGGGGCGATGGCGTCATCATCGTTTAAAACAGGTAGTGATGGTATTACAGTGATGATGTTGAAGAAAGGTCAACAGCTATTAATTGAAAATACAGATAAGTAA
- the mtaB gene encoding tRNA (N(6)-L-threonylcarbamoyladenosine(37)-C(2))-methylthiotransferase MtaB produces the protein MEQVKTVAFHTLGCKLNFSETSSISRLLEQDGFVKTDFDGTADVYVINTCSVTDNADKECRQLVRRIQRRAPESMVVITGCYAQLKPAEIAAIEGVDLVLGAAEKFNIAEHLKTLTKGDSAKICSCDIEDVNSFHSSYSLHDRTRTFLKVQDGCDYNCTFCTIPMARGKSRSDSVENVVKNAETLAANGVKEIVLTGVNLGDFGKGFEGGKKREETFFELIQELEKVAGIERYRISSIEPNLLTNEIIEFVANSRKFMPHFHIPLQSGSNDILGRMRRRYRRELYAEKVALIKQFMPHCAIGVDVIVGFPSESEEHFRETYDFLHSLDVSYLHVFTYSERANTMALDIQPVVPVNVRHERNKMLRNLSHKKLQFFTEQHIGETRKVLFESHNKDGMMEGYTDNYIKITTPFREEWANNIIDWEMR, from the coding sequence ATGGAACAAGTAAAAACAGTAGCATTTCATACACTAGGCTGCAAGCTGAACTTTTCAGAAACCTCCTCTATCAGCAGGTTACTGGAACAGGATGGCTTTGTAAAAACAGATTTTGACGGTACAGCAGATGTATACGTCATCAACACCTGTTCAGTTACAGATAATGCAGATAAAGAGTGTCGCCAGCTGGTACGTCGTATCCAGCGCCGCGCACCGGAGAGCATGGTTGTTATCACTGGTTGCTACGCCCAGTTAAAACCTGCCGAAATTGCCGCAATTGAAGGCGTAGACCTCGTACTCGGGGCTGCTGAGAAATTCAATATCGCCGAACACCTGAAAACACTCACCAAAGGCGACAGTGCTAAAATCTGTTCCTGTGATATTGAAGACGTAAACTCCTTCCACTCCTCCTATTCCTTACACGACCGTACCCGTACCTTCCTTAAGGTACAGGATGGCTGCGATTATAACTGTACCTTCTGTACCATTCCCATGGCCAGGGGTAAAAGCAGAAGCGATAGTGTTGAAAACGTAGTTAAAAACGCGGAAACACTGGCAGCTAATGGCGTAAAGGAAATCGTACTCACCGGTGTAAACCTGGGCGATTTCGGGAAAGGATTTGAAGGCGGTAAGAAAAGAGAAGAAACTTTCTTCGAACTCATCCAGGAACTGGAAAAAGTAGCTGGCATCGAACGCTACCGTATATCTTCCATCGAACCTAACCTGCTCACCAACGAAATCATCGAATTTGTGGCCAACAGCCGCAAATTCATGCCGCACTTCCATATTCCATTACAGAGTGGCAGCAATGATATCCTGGGCCGCATGCGCCGCAGATACCGCAGAGAACTATACGCTGAAAAAGTAGCGCTCATCAAACAATTCATGCCACATTGTGCCATAGGCGTAGACGTGATCGTAGGATTCCCTTCCGAATCAGAAGAACATTTCCGCGAAACATACGACTTCCTGCACAGTCTGGATGTATCTTACCTGCACGTATTCACCTATTCTGAACGTGCCAACACCATGGCGCTGGATATCCAGCCTGTTGTACCGGTAAACGTACGCCACGAACGCAATAAAATGCTCCGCAACCTCAGCCATAAAAAGCTGCAGTTCTTTACCGAACAGCATATCGGCGAAACCAGGAAAGTCCTCTTTGAATCTCATAACAAAGATGGCATGATGGAAGGTTATACCGATAACTATATCAAGATCACGACGCCTTTCAGAGAAGAATGGGCTAACAATATCATCGACTGGGAAATGAGATAA
- a CDS encoding DUF4258 domain-containing protein, translating to MKAAQKYLPVGLLALLLMAGWHQKWWRSEPTAAKPGAVVTHPPRPSAAYTGKLLNRRAHLEYTKHAKCRMDCRHVTEAEVEEILHDGNINLEKSNPNDHPCPTFALEGYSHDGQHLRIVFAPCDEENARVITCIDLDKDWTCHCE from the coding sequence ATGAAAGCTGCACAAAAATATCTTCCTGTCGGGTTATTAGCACTACTTCTCATGGCCGGCTGGCATCAGAAATGGTGGAGAAGTGAGCCAACGGCTGCCAAACCGGGGGCAGTGGTTACTCATCCTCCCAGGCCTTCTGCGGCATATACCGGAAAATTACTGAATAGACGCGCACACCTTGAATATACGAAACATGCCAAATGTCGCATGGATTGTCGTCATGTGACGGAGGCGGAAGTGGAAGAGATTCTTCATGACGGTAACATCAACCTGGAAAAATCAAACCCCAATGATCATCCGTGCCCAACCTTTGCATTGGAGGGGTATTCGCATGACGGACAGCACCTCCGGATAGTGTTTGCTCCCTGCGATGAGGAAAACGCCCGCGTGATTACCTGTATTGACCTGGACAAGGATTGGACCTGTCATTGTGAATAG
- a CDS encoding 1-acyl-sn-glycerol-3-phosphate acyltransferase yields the protein MKLLMKLLRVIYVVYAAILFLGIMFLILPPIFLASLLGKQRGGNIIFYFLRFWAHTWFPLVGMPVTREYTCEQDDEPCIFVVNHRSYLDAAIAVKVMRLPFRPLGKVEMSKIPFFGFIYKNSVVAVDRSNAPARAKSVREMMTMLKAGISVLMFPEGTTNDTKEPLRAFHNGAFRMAIEMQIPLKPVLYVDAGDRFPSGGLMGLNPGKCRVVFLPNVPVEGLTLDDINTLKQRVYEIMDAELRKRRQYPTLQATA from the coding sequence ATGAAATTATTAATGAAATTGTTGCGTGTTATCTATGTAGTATACGCCGCTATCCTTTTTCTGGGAATCATGTTTCTGATATTGCCGCCAATTTTCCTGGCGTCTTTGCTGGGCAAGCAACGGGGCGGAAATATCATCTTCTATTTCCTTCGTTTCTGGGCACATACCTGGTTTCCGCTGGTAGGCATGCCTGTTACAAGGGAGTATACATGTGAGCAGGATGATGAACCTTGTATTTTTGTGGTAAACCACCGCAGCTACCTCGATGCAGCCATTGCAGTAAAGGTAATGCGACTCCCTTTCCGTCCTTTGGGAAAGGTGGAAATGTCTAAAATCCCGTTTTTTGGGTTCATTTATAAGAATTCTGTCGTAGCGGTAGACCGTTCCAATGCACCTGCACGCGCCAAAAGTGTGCGTGAAATGATGACCATGCTGAAAGCCGGTATCTCCGTGCTGATGTTTCCGGAAGGTACTACCAACGATACAAAGGAGCCACTGCGTGCTTTCCATAACGGTGCTTTCCGTATGGCCATTGAAATGCAGATCCCGCTTAAACCGGTATTATATGTGGATGCCGGCGACCGCTTTCCGTCTGGTGGCCTCATGGGACTGAATCCAGGAAAATGCCGCGTGGTATTTCTCCCGAATGTTCCGGTGGAAGGCCTCACCCTCGACGATATCAACACCCTTAAACAGCGTGTTTACGAAATAATGGACGCAGAGCTGCGTAAACGCCGCCAATACCCAACATTGCAAGCTACCGCATGA
- the priA gene encoding primosomal protein N': protein MKYADVILPLALPKNYTYSVPDNMLGTIQVGSRVAVQLGKQKKYAGIVKAIHDNAPADYKTKPLLDLLDKEPVVYPTQITFWSWIASYYMCSEGEVLNAALPAHLKLSSETLLLHNDAFGDDYTQLDDDEYLIAEALQIRKELRIDEVQLILDKSEVYSVIKKLIEKKVCLVYEELKEVYKEKTENFVLLHPDYHEEEKLAALFNDLGRAPKQMELLLAYLHLIKTAGQVTQPELLKKSGATTAQLKGLTDKGILLLEKRAVDRIKHHKSDIQLDFDLSPAQELAFAAVQEHFKSKQVTLLHGVTSSGKTQVYVKLMEEALAAGKQVLYLLPEIALTAQIIRRLQKHFGEQIGIYHSKFNNNERVEIWNKVKNGDLRIVLGARSSLLLPFRDLGLVILDEEHDGSYKQQDPAPRYHARDAAIYYAALFKAKVLLGSATPSLESYYNAQQGKYGLVTLSERYGGLEMPAIDIVDIKKEMAEKTMDGNFSQALKVAITESLAAQKQVILFQNRRGYAPFLMCTTCGWIPHCKQCDVSLTYHRNQDKLTCHYCGTRYPYVYTCAACGSQSLIPKSFGTEKIEDDLQQIFPEARIARMDVDAVRNKDSHNKMIKLLEDRDIDILVGTQMVVKGLDFENVNLVGILSADSLLSYPDFRVNERAFQLMEQVSGRAGRKHGQGKVLVQASNTRHPVLHYVLAHDYKAMYEAEIAERQFFHYPPFYRLLKLTLKHKNQQTVEQAGHILASWLQPHIGPQMVGPAAPPVARVRNNYLQEMLIKLPRDAKAIAQTKYLLREYFIQLLAEKRFRSVVIVPDVDCV, encoded by the coding sequence ATGAAGTATGCAGATGTAATATTACCACTCGCCTTACCAAAAAATTACACCTATTCTGTTCCGGACAATATGCTCGGCACTATCCAGGTGGGCAGTCGTGTGGCTGTTCAGCTGGGTAAACAGAAAAAGTATGCCGGTATAGTGAAGGCAATACATGACAATGCACCTGCCGACTATAAAACCAAACCCTTACTGGACCTGCTGGACAAGGAACCGGTCGTATACCCGACACAGATAACCTTCTGGTCGTGGATAGCCAGTTATTACATGTGCAGTGAGGGCGAAGTACTGAATGCCGCACTCCCGGCACATCTTAAACTCTCCAGCGAAACGTTGCTCCTGCATAACGATGCTTTCGGCGACGACTATACGCAGCTGGACGATGATGAATATCTCATTGCCGAAGCCCTGCAAATCCGCAAGGAGCTTCGTATTGACGAGGTGCAGCTGATTCTCGACAAGTCAGAAGTTTATTCTGTTATCAAAAAACTGATCGAGAAAAAAGTATGCCTGGTTTATGAAGAATTAAAAGAAGTATATAAAGAGAAAACAGAAAACTTCGTCTTACTTCATCCTGATTATCACGAGGAAGAAAAACTGGCGGCACTGTTCAATGATTTAGGACGTGCACCCAAACAGATGGAGTTACTGCTGGCTTATCTGCATCTTATCAAAACAGCCGGCCAGGTGACACAACCCGAGCTGCTGAAGAAGTCGGGTGCTACCACCGCCCAGCTGAAAGGCCTGACGGATAAGGGTATTCTCCTCCTGGAGAAACGCGCCGTTGATCGTATCAAACACCATAAGTCTGATATTCAGCTGGATTTTGACCTGAGTCCTGCACAGGAACTGGCCTTTGCTGCCGTACAGGAACATTTCAAATCCAAACAGGTAACGCTGTTGCACGGAGTTACTTCCAGCGGTAAAACGCAGGTATATGTAAAGCTGATGGAAGAAGCGCTGGCAGCGGGAAAACAGGTATTGTACCTGCTCCCGGAAATCGCGCTGACTGCACAGATCATCCGCCGTTTGCAGAAACATTTTGGTGAACAGATCGGTATCTATCATTCCAAGTTCAATAACAATGAACGGGTGGAAATCTGGAATAAGGTAAAGAACGGTGACCTGCGTATTGTACTGGGCGCGCGTTCCAGCCTGTTGCTGCCTTTCCGCGACCTTGGCCTGGTGATCCTGGATGAAGAACATGACGGCTCCTACAAGCAGCAGGATCCGGCTCCCCGTTACCATGCAAGGGATGCGGCGATTTATTATGCGGCATTGTTCAAAGCTAAAGTGCTGCTGGGCTCTGCAACGCCATCACTCGAATCTTACTATAATGCCCAACAGGGCAAATATGGGCTGGTAACGCTTTCCGAGCGCTATGGAGGCCTGGAAATGCCTGCTATCGATATTGTGGACATCAAAAAGGAAATGGCCGAAAAAACCATGGACGGCAATTTCTCCCAGGCATTGAAAGTGGCCATTACCGAAAGTCTGGCTGCACAGAAGCAGGTAATCCTGTTCCAGAACCGCCGCGGTTATGCGCCTTTCCTGATGTGTACTACCTGTGGCTGGATACCGCATTGCAAGCAATGTGATGTATCCCTGACCTATCACCGTAACCAGGATAAACTAACCTGTCACTATTGTGGTACGAGGTATCCCTATGTATATACCTGCGCTGCCTGTGGCAGCCAGTCGCTCATTCCTAAAAGCTTCGGTACAGAGAAGATAGAAGACGATTTACAGCAGATATTTCCGGAGGCAAGAATTGCCCGTATGGACGTGGATGCAGTACGAAATAAAGATAGCCATAACAAGATGATCAAGCTGCTGGAAGACAGGGATATCGATATCCTGGTGGGTACACAGATGGTTGTGAAAGGGCTTGACTTTGAAAATGTAAACCTGGTAGGCATCCTCAGTGCCGACAGTCTGCTAAGTTACCCCGATTTCCGTGTGAATGAAAGGGCTTTCCAGCTGATGGAGCAGGTGAGTGGCCGTGCGGGAAGAAAGCATGGACAGGGAAAAGTACTGGTACAGGCCAGCAATACCCGGCATCCGGTGCTGCACTATGTGCTGGCACATGATTATAAAGCTATGTACGAGGCGGAAATCGCAGAACGGCAGTTCTTCCACTATCCGCCGTTTTATCGCTTATTGAAACTCACCTTAAAGCATAAAAATCAGCAAACGGTGGAACAAGCCGGCCATATCCTGGCCAGCTGGCTGCAACCGCATATAGGCCCGCAAATGGTAGGACCTGCCGCACCTCCTGTGGCCCGCGTCAGAAATAACTATCTGCAGGAAATGCTGATCAAACTACCCAGAGATGCTAAAGCGATCGCACAAACGAAATACCTGCTGAGAGAATACTTTATCCAGCTGCTGGCGGAAAAAAGATTCAGATCAGTGGTGATCGTGCCAGACGTGGATTGTGTGTAA
- a CDS encoding DUF3857 domain-containing protein: MQRLIFFLTFSCLLTLSRPGKAQDGSFAEGWTKDARKHTVPTGQMYNVPYFLLLTREIVNFNIDSRDKADGYSYYQTLYKSLQIQQDLDPDKFDNLEIKLKSYEEPRSMHIRKISADGTATDLERSVRLNRNRDGSSEIKVTGLALRKGDELEYELISKVRGAYAGIMTIQSDIPCAAAEFRLMTPKTMEFLVKSNAADVSPTESLEGNSRLYAATVHNIPPIVVNDLYNVQSFLTRIEFGLFSITENGKTSKLTWDDFGKQTYVPYVALSKNEAKQVEKELGSLPFLKNRMPVQQTIYMVEQYVKSNYEVYQYPGEFDQPGDLAVAIRAKRTDKVGIIRLLNAFYYYLNIPTQLLFTSARDNVPLSRDYINPDLAENTLIYFPNQGQAMAPTDFSSRYPCYPTPWINQLAVRCRDTLVGQESQVLTDMMNTPIPPYTFSNISLDATLTDFNNPTWDITQSLGGYAGLNVKNVFTRTAKNHDDNERNKVLNAIIPISPEERKVVKFEASNEVFTAQPMDQPAVLKSTINTPKLIVSQNNTKELRLGEMLAGAIVLSPNLPPAGFPVQLAFPFYYESRIHLDLPAGYKIKNKADFNVNINSKDEKLGLKMRIVQEDSKVHIYLIEWFKDVDFYNQDKETFQQVIQRVNILRQQVLTLEK; the protein is encoded by the coding sequence ATGCAACGACTTATATTCTTCCTCACATTTTCCTGCCTGCTGACTTTATCCCGACCCGGTAAAGCGCAGGACGGCAGCTTTGCCGAAGGCTGGACGAAAGACGCCAGGAAACATACCGTCCCCACCGGACAAATGTATAACGTCCCATATTTCCTGTTACTCACCAGGGAAATTGTAAATTTTAATATCGATAGCAGGGATAAGGCAGATGGATATTCTTATTACCAGACCTTATACAAAAGCCTCCAGATTCAGCAGGACCTTGACCCGGACAAATTCGACAACCTCGAAATAAAATTAAAATCCTACGAGGAACCCCGTAGCATGCATATCCGCAAAATCAGCGCTGATGGCACCGCTACAGACCTCGAACGATCTGTACGCCTCAACCGTAACAGGGACGGCTCTTCTGAAATAAAAGTCACCGGACTCGCACTACGCAAAGGCGATGAGCTGGAATATGAACTGATCAGCAAAGTTCGTGGCGCCTATGCCGGCATCATGACCATTCAGTCCGATATCCCCTGCGCTGCTGCTGAATTCAGACTGATGACGCCTAAAACCATGGAATTCCTGGTGAAAAGCAATGCTGCCGATGTTTCCCCTACAGAAAGCCTGGAAGGAAACAGCCGCCTGTATGCCGCCACTGTTCATAATATCCCCCCTATCGTGGTGAATGACCTGTACAATGTGCAGTCCTTCCTTACCCGTATAGAATTCGGACTATTCAGCATCACTGAAAACGGCAAAACCAGCAAACTTACCTGGGACGACTTCGGAAAACAAACTTACGTGCCTTACGTAGCGCTCAGCAAAAACGAAGCTAAACAGGTAGAAAAGGAACTGGGCAGCCTGCCTTTCCTGAAAAACAGAATGCCGGTACAACAAACTATCTACATGGTAGAGCAGTATGTGAAGTCAAACTATGAGGTCTACCAATACCCTGGCGAGTTTGACCAGCCCGGCGATCTGGCAGTTGCCATCCGCGCCAAAAGGACCGATAAAGTCGGGATCATCCGCCTGCTGAATGCATTCTACTATTACCTCAACATACCAACACAGCTGCTGTTTACCTCTGCAAGAGATAATGTGCCGCTGAGCAGGGATTACATCAATCCTGACCTCGCTGAAAATACGCTGATCTACTTCCCGAATCAGGGACAGGCGATGGCCCCTACCGACTTCAGTTCCCGCTACCCTTGTTATCCGACACCATGGATTAACCAGCTGGCAGTACGTTGCAGGGATACCCTCGTAGGCCAGGAAAGCCAGGTACTCACCGATATGATGAATACCCCGATACCGCCTTATACATTCTCGAATATCAGTCTCGACGCCACCCTCACCGACTTCAACAACCCTACCTGGGATATTACGCAGTCGCTGGGAGGATATGCCGGCCTGAACGTGAAAAACGTATTCACCCGCACCGCAAAAAATCACGACGATAACGAAAGGAATAAAGTATTGAATGCCATCATTCCAATCTCACCCGAAGAAAGGAAAGTGGTGAAGTTTGAAGCATCCAATGAAGTGTTTACGGCACAACCGATGGACCAGCCTGCCGTGCTGAAATCCACTATCAATACGCCTAAGCTGATCGTTTCACAAAACAATACCAAAGAATTACGCCTTGGTGAAATGCTGGCAGGTGCCATTGTATTAAGTCCAAACCTGCCACCAGCAGGGTTCCCGGTACAACTGGCATTCCCGTTCTATTACGAAAGCCGCATCCACCTGGACTTACCGGCAGGATATAAAATAAAAAACAAAGCCGATTTTAATGTAAACATCAACTCAAAAGATGAGAAACTAGGCCTGAAAATGAGGATAGTACAGGAAGATAGCAAAGTGCATATCTACCTGATAGAATGGTTCAAAGACGTGGACTTCTACAACCAGGATAAAGAAACATTCCAGCAGGTCATCCAGCGGGTAAACATACTCCGCCAGCAGGTACTTACACTGGAAAAGTAA